The following are encoded in a window of Flavobacterium cupriresistens genomic DNA:
- the hisS gene encoding histidine--tRNA ligase: MASKPSIPKGTRDFSPAEVSKRQYIIQTIKSNFEKFGFQPIETPSFENSETLMGKYGEEGDRLIFKILNSGNFFYNKKNKIELPEAIEELQINSAETIDTNQRIQLNKFTGTISEKALRYDLTVPFARYVVQHQNEIEFPFKRYQIQPVWRADNPQKGRFREFFQCDADVVGSKSLWQEVELVQLYDTVFTALGLEGVTIKINNRKILSGIAEVIGASDKLIDFTVALDKLDKIGEEGVKKEMIEKGISEEALVKVQPLFGFNGTFADKIAQLSSLLTSSEEGMKGVEELRFICDHVATLGLSTATLDLDVTLARGLNYYTGAIFEVAAPKTVAMGSIGGGGRYDDLTGIFGLKNMSGVGISFGLDRIYLVLEELQLFPETVAATTKAIFINYGDTEALYASQAIQKLRKENIKVELYPDNVKVGKQFQYADKRLIPFAVIAGEQEIASNSYSLKNLVSGEQISVDFEGLKKALL; this comes from the coding sequence ATGGCTTCTAAACCAAGTATACCAAAAGGAACGAGAGATTTTTCACCTGCAGAGGTGTCAAAACGTCAATATATTATTCAAACCATAAAAAGTAATTTTGAGAAATTTGGTTTTCAGCCTATTGAAACACCTTCGTTTGAAAATTCTGAAACCTTAATGGGGAAATATGGAGAAGAAGGAGATCGTTTGATTTTTAAAATATTAAACTCAGGTAATTTTTTCTACAATAAAAAGAACAAAATCGAATTGCCGGAAGCGATAGAAGAGTTGCAAATAAATTCTGCTGAAACAATTGATACGAATCAAAGAATTCAGTTGAATAAATTTACCGGAACGATTTCAGAAAAAGCATTGCGTTACGATTTAACCGTTCCGTTTGCCAGATACGTGGTACAACACCAAAATGAAATTGAATTTCCTTTCAAAAGATATCAGATCCAACCGGTTTGGAGAGCAGATAATCCACAAAAAGGGCGTTTCAGAGAGTTTTTCCAATGTGATGCCGATGTTGTAGGTTCAAAATCATTGTGGCAGGAAGTAGAATTGGTTCAATTGTATGATACTGTTTTTACAGCTTTAGGTTTAGAAGGTGTAACTATTAAAATCAATAACAGAAAAATTTTATCCGGAATTGCAGAAGTAATCGGAGCTTCGGATAAATTGATTGATTTTACGGTTGCCTTGGATAAATTGGATAAAATCGGTGAAGAAGGTGTAAAAAAAGAAATGATCGAAAAAGGAATTTCTGAAGAAGCCTTAGTTAAAGTACAACCGCTTTTTGGTTTTAATGGAACTTTTGCAGATAAAATCGCTCAGCTTTCTAGTTTATTGACTTCGTCTGAGGAAGGCATGAAAGGAGTAGAAGAGTTGCGTTTTATTTGTGATCATGTGGCTACTTTAGGTTTGTCAACAGCAACCTTAGATCTTGATGTGACTTTAGCACGTGGTTTGAATTATTATACCGGAGCCATTTTTGAAGTAGCAGCGCCAAAAACAGTTGCGATGGGTTCTATCGGAGGTGGTGGAAGATACGATGACTTAACGGGTATTTTTGGTTTGAAAAATATGAGTGGGGTAGGAATCTCTTTCGGACTGGATAGAATTTATCTGGTTCTCGAAGAGCTTCAGTTGTTTCCTGAAACCGTTGCAGCAACTACCAAAGCGATATTCATAAATTACGGAGATACAGAGGCGTTATATGCTTCACAAGCCATTCAGAAATTAAGAAAAGAAAATATAAAGGTGGAACTTTATCCTGATAATGTAAAAGTGGGGAAACAATTTCAATACGCAGATAAACGATTAATTCCTTTTGCGGTAATCGCAGGTGAGCAGGAAATAGCTTCCAATTCTTATTCGCTTAAAAATTTAGTAAGTGGAGAGCAAATTTCTGTTGATTTCGAAGGATTGAAAAAAGCATTGC
- the prmC gene encoding peptide chain release factor N(5)-glutamine methyltransferase, which translates to MKIKQYRTQFIKELSSFYDAYEAESFFYLILENKHKLRQIDLALNHELVFNPSDFAFWDVILQELKKEVPIQYLLGKTNFYGLDFEVNENVLIPRPETEELVEWIVKENAKTDKTKTLKILDIGTGSGCIAVSLAKNLPNAKVYAIDVSKKALETAKRNAINNKVEVTFLLNDVLELEELPYDFDIIVSNPPYVRHLEKEEIKKNVLDYEPHLALFVEDHDALIFYKKIATLAQDNLFKNGQLYFEINQYLGKEMIDLLEEMEFKNIELRKDIYDNDRMLRGSF; encoded by the coding sequence ATGAAAATCAAACAATACCGTACCCAATTTATAAAAGAGCTGTCGTCTTTTTATGATGCTTATGAAGCAGAAAGTTTTTTCTATTTAATTTTAGAAAACAAACATAAACTACGACAAATTGATTTGGCTTTAAATCATGAATTGGTTTTTAATCCATCTGATTTTGCGTTTTGGGATGTCATTTTGCAGGAGTTAAAAAAAGAAGTTCCGATTCAGTATTTACTGGGGAAAACGAATTTTTACGGTTTGGATTTTGAAGTCAATGAGAATGTTCTGATTCCGAGACCGGAGACCGAAGAACTGGTTGAATGGATTGTAAAAGAAAACGCAAAAACGGATAAAACTAAGACTTTAAAAATTTTAGATATCGGTACAGGAAGCGGTTGCATTGCGGTTTCATTGGCTAAAAATTTACCAAACGCAAAGGTTTATGCCATTGATGTGTCGAAAAAAGCATTGGAGACAGCGAAACGAAATGCGATAAATAATAAAGTTGAAGTTACTTTTTTACTAAATGATGTACTGGAATTAGAGGAGCTGCCGTATGATTTTGATATCATAGTTTCGAATCCGCCTTATGTTCGCCATCTGGAAAAAGAAGAAATCAAAAAAAATGTACTGGACTATGAACCGCATTTAGCACTTTTTGTAGAAGATCACGATGCCTTGATTTTTTACAAAAAAATTGCTACTCTGGCTCAGGATAATCTATTCAAAAATGGACAGTTGTATTTTGAAATTAATCAATACCTGGGCAAGGAAATGATTGATTTACTTGAAGAAATGGAATTTAAAAACATCGAATTACGTAAGGATATTTATGATAATGACAGGATGCTGAGGGGGTCTTTTTAG
- a CDS encoding ABC transporter permease → MMLKLFRENIRIAFGSIKTQLLRTILTVLIIAIGITALVGILTVVTALENTISTNFASMGANTFNINQYENNLKNRGGNEREIVNPIISYPEAVAFKNKYKYPFTETSLSFTATSKAEVKYLDQKTDPEITILGVDEHFITNSGLEVSSGRSFNQFDIDNNTYSCVVGSDFEKGLLKDVNPIDKIISIRGARFKVIGVLKEKGSTFGNSQDLRVLIPIQVARSLFTTPNINYTISAMVSKKEFLDEAVDNATSTMRRVRKLSPVRDSNFGIGRSDDLINRILSITVYLRWASVIISVITILGSSIALMNIMIVSVTERTREIGVRKALGAKKSTIAVQFFIETLLIGQIGGLVGIIWGILLGYGIATAMDFVFVIPWVAIIAAFITSFLVALASGLYPAIKASKLDPIEALRYE, encoded by the coding sequence ATGATGCTAAAATTATTCAGAGAAAATATTCGAATTGCGTTTGGTTCTATCAAAACACAATTACTCCGTACCATTCTTACCGTATTAATTATTGCTATTGGAATTACGGCTTTGGTTGGAATTCTTACCGTTGTAACGGCATTAGAAAACACCATTTCTACCAATTTTGCGTCTATGGGCGCTAACACTTTCAACATTAACCAGTACGAGAATAATCTTAAAAACAGAGGTGGCAATGAGCGTGAAATCGTAAATCCGATCATCTCTTATCCGGAAGCAGTCGCTTTTAAAAACAAATACAAATATCCTTTTACCGAGACTTCGCTTTCGTTTACAGCGACTTCAAAAGCGGAAGTAAAATACTTAGACCAAAAAACCGATCCGGAAATTACAATCCTTGGTGTCGACGAACACTTTATAACCAACTCGGGTTTAGAGGTAAGTTCAGGTCGTAGTTTTAATCAGTTTGACATTGACAATAATACCTATTCTTGTGTTGTGGGATCCGATTTTGAGAAAGGGCTTTTAAAAGATGTGAATCCAATTGATAAAATAATCTCAATACGAGGTGCCCGATTTAAAGTTATTGGCGTTTTAAAAGAAAAAGGATCAACGTTTGGGAACAGTCAGGATTTAAGGGTTTTAATCCCAATTCAGGTGGCACGTTCCTTATTTACCACTCCTAACATTAATTACACCATAAGCGCCATGGTTTCAAAAAAAGAATTTTTGGACGAGGCTGTTGATAATGCCACCAGTACGATGCGAAGAGTGCGAAAATTAAGCCCCGTTCGCGATTCCAATTTTGGTATCGGCCGAAGTGACGACTTAATCAACCGAATTTTAAGTATCACGGTCTACTTACGCTGGGCTTCCGTGATTATAAGTGTCATCACCATATTAGGTTCTTCAATTGCCTTAATGAACATCATGATTGTCTCGGTTACGGAACGCACTCGAGAAATCGGGGTACGAAAAGCATTAGGAGCAAAAAAATCAACGATTGCTGTTCAGTTTTTTATCGAAACTTTATTGATTGGACAAATTGGCGGTTTAGTTGGGATTATATGGGGAATACTGTTGGGTTATGGTATCGCCACCGCCATGGATTTTGTTTTTGTCATTCCATGGGTAGCGATTATCGCTGCTTTTATAACCAGTTTCCTTGTTGCGTTGGCCTCCGGTTTGTACCCTGCAATAAAAGCATCTAAACTAGACCCTATTGAAGCGTTGCGATACGAATAG
- a CDS encoding GNAT family N-acetyltransferase, which yields MENWSIRIIQKQDNQEVAKLIRSVFDEMEIPKVGTAYEDPYLDLMFEEYQKPKSAYFVVESEGKVLGCAGIAPLENGDSKICELQKMYFLPETRGLGIGSEMMEMCLQQARDFGFEKCYIETMPFMHAAQKLYKKSGFEYLDAPMGNTGHSSCPVWMLKDLRSEL from the coding sequence ATGGAAAATTGGAGTATTAGAATAATTCAAAAACAAGACAATCAAGAAGTTGCAAAATTAATACGATCCGTTTTTGATGAAATGGAAATTCCAAAAGTCGGAACTGCTTATGAGGATCCTTATTTAGATTTGATGTTTGAAGAATATCAAAAACCAAAATCGGCTTATTTTGTAGTTGAATCTGAGGGTAAAGTTTTGGGTTGTGCCGGAATTGCGCCTTTAGAGAATGGGGATTCTAAAATTTGCGAATTACAAAAAATGTACTTTTTGCCTGAAACAAGAGGTTTGGGAATTGGCAGCGAAATGATGGAGATGTGTTTGCAACAAGCACGGGATTTTGGTTTTGAAAAATGTTATATCGAAACAATGCCTTTTATGCATGCAGCCCAAAAATTATACAAAAAATCGGGTTTTGAGTATCTCGATGCTCCGATGGGAAATACTGGGCACAGTTCTTGCCCTGTTTGGATGTTGAAAGATTTGCGAAGCGAATTGTAA
- the ribD gene encoding bifunctional diaminohydroxyphosphoribosylaminopyrimidine deaminase/5-amino-6-(5-phosphoribosylamino)uracil reductase RibD, translated as MNIQEKYIKRCIELAKNGLGTTYPNPMVGSVIVYEDRIIGEGWHKKAGEPHAEVNAIRSVKDKSLLKKATIYVSLEPCSHFGKTPPCCDLIIEHKIPNVVVGTVDPNEKVAGRGIKKIIESGATVVVGVLEDECNELNKRFFTFHQKQRPYIILKWAESQDGFLAPEKENNPSRKPVWITNAYSRQLVHKWRSEEQAILVGTQTVVDDNPKLNVRDWSGNNPTRVVLDQHNRIEKDSFIFDDSVKTIVLTGSKIASEKENTTFEVIDFNQNIIPQLLTILYQNQIQSIIIEGGLQTLQTFIDQNIWDEACIFIGKSTFEKGIKAPTITRNKTATTHLITDELIHIRNHD; from the coding sequence GTGAATATACAGGAGAAATATATCAAACGTTGCATCGAATTGGCCAAAAATGGTCTGGGAACGACTTATCCGAACCCAATGGTAGGAAGCGTGATCGTTTATGAAGACCGGATTATTGGTGAAGGCTGGCACAAAAAAGCAGGAGAACCGCATGCAGAAGTAAATGCGATTCGATCCGTAAAAGACAAATCGTTATTAAAAAAAGCTACCATTTATGTAAGCTTGGAACCTTGCAGTCATTTTGGTAAAACACCACCCTGCTGCGATTTAATTATAGAACATAAAATTCCAAATGTAGTAGTAGGCACCGTCGATCCAAATGAAAAAGTCGCCGGAAGAGGAATCAAAAAAATAATCGAATCGGGCGCTACTGTTGTTGTTGGCGTTTTAGAAGACGAATGCAACGAACTCAACAAACGTTTTTTTACATTTCACCAAAAGCAAAGACCTTATATTATTCTGAAATGGGCAGAAAGTCAGGATGGTTTTTTGGCACCAGAAAAAGAAAACAACCCAAGCAGAAAACCTGTTTGGATTACCAATGCTTATTCGAGACAATTGGTTCACAAATGGCGCAGTGAAGAACAAGCTATCCTTGTAGGAACACAAACCGTGGTAGATGATAATCCAAAATTAAACGTTCGGGACTGGAGCGGAAATAATCCGACAAGAGTTGTTTTAGATCAGCACAATCGAATCGAAAAAGACAGTTTTATTTTCGACGATAGTGTTAAAACGATCGTATTAACAGGCTCAAAAATTGCCAGCGAAAAAGAAAACACTACCTTTGAAGTAATTGATTTTAATCAAAATATAATACCACAACTCTTAACGATTTTGTATCAAAACCAGATACAATCTATTATAATTGAAGGTGGACTACAGACATTACAAACTTTTATTGATCAGAATATCTGGGACGAAGCTTGTATTTTTATCGGAAAATCTACTTTCGAAAAAGGAATAAAGGCACCGACAATAACACGAAATAAAACAGCTACAACGCACCTTATAACTGATGAATTAATACACATTAGAAATCATGATTGA